Part of the Nothobranchius furzeri strain GRZ-AD chromosome 2, NfurGRZ-RIMD1, whole genome shotgun sequence genome, ATGTCTACTCCATTCTCCTGTAACAGCATGTAAACATGAGAGAACAGCTGCTGCTGGGAAGCAGATCTCCGGAaggtcctacagcaccttgacaaagACTGACAGCAGAGACGAGTAGGGACAGCGGAGCGAGAACCGGGACGTCTGCAGAGAGATGTAGTAGCTCAGAGCAGCAGCTTCTCTGAGGGACAAAACCACAGCTTCCTTTGCCGTCCGGTTGGCGTTATGGAACATGATGGCCATGTCTGCAGATTTAACTTCCTGTTTAGGACAGGGTCCTGATTTAAGACACTATCCATCTGTGTTTTCAAAGAGAGTCCTATATAATCTTATAGAAATGTCTCATCTACTTACATTCTTCTTATTTTGGGGTGAAAGAGGGAGGATGGACAGTTGGATGGACACCTATAACAATAAAAACATGAATGGATGGGCTTCCAGCGCAGAGCGCTAGCATGACTCAGAAACATGGAGGTCACACCTCCATGTAATTCTCCTCGCAGACGATCTCCCTGGAGCTCCACGCCTCCTGCAGAGGACAGTGGAGCTGTAGGGGGAACCCCATCACCTTTGCATCCTCCTTTACGTGCACAACCCAGAGACGCAGGTAATAGTCTGAACCCATCTGAAAAGGAGAAACAAGGAAATGTGCATGAGGACTAATTCTACAGTGAAAGCTGCACGGTTTGCTGCACATGCCTGACTGTTCACATGACAGGCCAGGAAGGAGGCTCGGAACACCAGGTCTCCTGCATCGGTGATCAGGACAGTGTAGCCACAGAGCGCGGCCTCCAGTGGGGACAGGGAGTGGACTCCATACTGGTCTGGAGGCAAATTACTATTACATCTCATTCTGAAGAGCTTTTTGTTCATTCATAATCACAGGAACTTGAAGTACCTTCAAAATTAAACTGGACCATCTGGCCAAGGTGGCTGGACTTCATGGAAAGCCAGAAGTGGCGGTCGAGACATTTGGTCTGAAATGATCCTTAAAATAATAAGTGACACCAGTTTTCATGAAACAGTTAAAAGTAAAAGTAGAAATGTAAAAGGCCCTAAAATACACACTAAAACAGAAAGTATATTAtactttttttctgaaatgtGATTCTGTCACAGAAAAGTGGATGGTCTCAAAAATTACAGAATATTTCTAACTAAAATTACTTAAATACTTTGAAAGATGCCACATAAAACTAAATGTGAACAAAAAAAGGATTTATATAAAAACatacagaattaaaataaattaattcTAAATGTACTGTTCATTTATAACAGAGCAAGTTGTTGGTAAATTTTTGAAACATGTATTTGTTCATTTGACGaagttacatttttatttttacatttcaaaTGTTTTCAATCTTTTCACAAGTGATTATTTTGACCCCTggatgttttcttttgtttctttttgttAGTAATTTCTCAATCTTCCATCATTATTATGCTTGAACTTTTCTTATTTTTGCCCAAAGCAGTCAAGCAGCTATGTACAAAAATTTAGCAACTATTGTTTTTCATTATTCTTTTGTGGTTtgtagttatttttatttatttataaaaaaattCTAATTATTCCAACATTTCTGTGGCACCAAAATTCCTTTTTAATTTAAATTACctcaaatattttaaaataaaatttatttaatgaataaataaatagactGAAGACACCTCTCCACATTCGGGCATTTTGGACCACTAGAACACACATTATGCTTGACTGGTCTCACCTATTGGCGGTGGACTGGGAACACTGAGAGATAAGTCCAAAAGCAGCAACACACTGAAACAAAACCAGTTTATTAGCACCAGCAGCAGCCAGCTGCTACTAAACTGTAACATTGACACTCACCCACAGAGATGGACAGAAATGCTCCTCATGGCTGGCTCGTGTCGTCTAGGGTCCACCATGTTTGCACTCCACTAGCCTGATAAAGCTAATTAGCTTGATCAAGCAAAGTGGCAGGAGCTCTGGGTGCTATTTTATGCTTTTTAGGCTGTTTACTTTAACACTTTCGTTATACATAATAGTAAATGTTATTTGAACTTAAAAAGATAAATGAGGGATAAAAGAAACTAGTTTATAAACTTTAGTGAAGTGAGAACGTGGTCCAGCGTTGACATCTAGTGGTCAGAGCGAGAATTACAAGAACAGCACTCCGGCTCTGTTTGCGCCATGTTTGGGGAGGAGTGTCGCTAGTGACACGTTATTTCATGTTAAAACCTCTATGACTTCATGTTTGATGATTGAAGACGAACAGAAAACTTTTTCCAAGTCGTCGCTTTTCTTTATCTAACTTCTCATTTGACTCCCCCGAACAAAAGTAAACATGGCATTTACCACTTCTCAGTGAGGGGTCCTAGTTATCTTGATTGTTATTTTAAACGTAGCTAGTGTTTATTCTCTGACATTTAGGTGTTTGGTCTCCTCCCACTGTTGGCCCGGTCTGCAGCTTCGTTAACATTTGAGTCACATCGAGTCATCAACGTCCCTGCACAGCAGGAAGTCCTTGTGTAGTGATGTTCCTCTGCTAAACCTGGGTTGGCTAATTAGAACTGACCCAGGGTCAGCCTTCAGAAGtgtaattttaattaagttttcaTTTTCTATAAAGTAAAAGATAAATCATGCCAACGTTGGTATTTGTGACTTTTCGTGGATGTGTTTTGGTTTGTTAGTGTTGTGACAGGTAGTGATGACATCACACCACCTTCTTCCACCTCAGCCAGTCACATCCTTTGGTTGGTTCAAGGATGAAGAGCCTTTTATCAGTTGGCGAGGTCGCACTTTGAGTGGTTCCACGACTGACCGAATAGCTGGGTTTTTTCTAAATTTTATCAAAAATATTTTGTAAATAAAATCAAAAGATCTTCAGTTTTTTGGGTGGAGATGCTCCGTTTTCAGGTTCTTCTGGTGGTTTTATGCTCCTCTGAGCTGTTGGTGAAGGCTGATGGTGCTCCACAAGGAGAGCAGCTGACAGAACTACTACAAGAAGATCTCAGTGAGGTGAGCCAAGTAGAAAAGAAACAGATGACCTGATCTGCTTTCAGTCTGAGGACCTCCCTGTTCTCCTTCAGGTTCCGACCCATCTGCTCCTACTGAGGCTTGTGTCTCAGCTGACGGCATCTGGAGGAACGGTGATGCTCCGCCAGCTGGAGGACGAGGAGCTAGGACAGGAGAGGCTGCTGAGGAGGCAGATTCGCTTCAGCCACAGGGAGCGAAAGGCGGGCTGCCGCAACTTCTTTTGGAAAACCTTCACCTCCTGTTAGGACCGGTGAAGCTGCATCCATCTCTTTAGAGGATACATCAGCTCGTTGGTAATTCATTACAAAGCAGCAGCCATGCAGATGTTAATCCAGATGTAAACTCTTTTCCAAGCCGTAATCTGTATATTGATTTAGTTCAAATAAAAATGGCAGACTCATCTTGTTCTGTTATTTCCCATCAAGCCACGACTCTGGAAAAGAAAAGGTAGCTTTGACGTTTTAATCATCTCGTGCACACGTTAAACACCCATTATAATAACACGTTTGTGCTGTAATGACACTTTTATTCAGCGCAGAAAGacctcagggtggtgttggtctgTGCAGCATTGGCAGGAGCTCCAGTTTAAAGGTGAAAGAGAAACTGATCAAGCACACAGGAAACGAGTCTTGAGGATTTTAAACTGAAACAAAAAGGTAGAATTAAGTCAAAGAATCAAGATAAATTATGAGAAATAGAAATGTGTGTGATCAGAGTTCACAGTGGAGCCATTTGAAGCCAAACGACACTCGGAGACGTTTAGATCTGTAACGGACGGGAAAATCAAGAAAAACAAATACCGTCTCTTCTAAACCTCACAAGAAAACTCAGCCCACACGAGTAGAAACTAGCTCCTAGtaaatgacctttgacctctttaAAGACTGTAGAAATACTTGTTTTTTATGGCACAAGCACACCCTGTTTGTCTTTAGTAGTTGCTTGTCAACAGAAACATCTGGTGAGTTAATAATCTAGATGAGATTAACGTTAATCAGAGCTGAAGAGGGAAACACAATATTCCCGTCTACATTCCTCTCTGAGGTTTTACTAAACGCTTTAATCTTCAAAGCAAACCAGTGTCTTCTGTACAGTCACAGTATTCTCTTGTACCTTTGATAGTGTTTTATAAAAATACAGCTTTCATTCTGCATCTGCTGAGCTCTAGAGGTGGGACATGATTGGTACCGGAGTGTGCAGCGTGGAGCCCGAGCTGCCTGCAGGCCAGGCCACCGTCGTACTAATACTGACATCATAAACATTATTGATCATGTTCCAAAGGTTCAGAAGGTAAAAGGAGACGGCCGCAGAGACGTTGGTCGTTTATATTCAGGTTGTTTCCGTCAGCAGTCGGTGGAGATTTTGGCGGAGAGGTCCTGGATGCGGCGGGCGCTGCAGCTCTTACACAGGATGTGACCATCCAGTGGGTAACATCCTCGACCTTCGCCTTCAGACGACAGCAGGAGGCCACATTCCTGATGGACACGTAGGTTAGCGGTCACCTGGGCTCCGCGTGAACAGCTGCTGTTTTAGACACGAGTGCGACTCACCTCACAAACGTAACAGTTGACGTGGAAGCTGCGGTCCAGCGCGACAATCCTGACCGTCTCCTCCTGACCTGGTTCGGGCATGATGGCCTCGCCGCACACCGAACAGCGAGGGGCGTACTTCCTGTCGAGGGAAAGCATCAACGCTCAACACCAATGAAAGTTAAAGAAACAATTAAGATTCCGGTTTCTCCCTCTGCTAGGTGAAAGTAAGATTATACCTTTCATAAACAACCCTGTTGCAGACATTACCGGACTTCACTCAAGTTTCTGGTTCCAGAATCACCGAAACCCATTAGAACAGTTTTGGGGTTTGGCTAGGTGCACTAGTGTgagctctctacctgctttatggctgttagctggtCACTCTAACAGTAGCTACCATTGCTAACAGTTAACTTTTTCAGCTTgctgatcatcaataaaaagatgaaaaagaaTGTAGCTCATTtgatggcatcatggcagagcctgggcgTAAAAGCAAGAGTGGTTTCTGgagatgaagcaaagagctaaaaccaaagtGGACATTGGTGCGGCCTATACTAGTGTGAGGGAGCAAAAGGACACaacatcacagactgatggtgacctggctttgttgcagcTGGCCTTGtattatttttgtccaacagtgcagATTTGATTACATATTGGCTTATCTAGTATCAGTTAGCTCAGGTTAGCATTACCTCAtagttagtgctagctacagcaggcggctttttttctttttttttttaccacagttGTATTTCCGGATTAAACCAGTAGGTGGGAGAAGCAGTAAACTTTATTGGTGTTGGACTAAAGGTAATGTTTTGGCTGAATGTGTGCGTATTGGTGCTTGTGTACCGATGGAAGTCATCGATGCAGTGTATCTGAGACGTGGCGTCTACAGTGAACGGCACGCCGTCCAGGCAGCAGTTGCAGACCACACAGGAGAAACAGCGGGGGTGGTAGGCTTTCCCCATGGCCCGCAGGATCCGATCCAGGATGGGCTTTGAGCACTTGGAGCAACGCTCTAACGTGCTCTGGAGACAAACATGACACCGCTGTTACTGGAACATGGACGTGTAAGATTCAGACCTGCTGTTTTTCAGTTCCTCCACTTACGATATAACAGCTCtcacagtaactcttcttctccaGAGCGTAGAAGGGTTGCCCTCGCAGACGAGCATGGCAGGTGATGCAGGTGAAACACTCCACGTGGAACACCTGCTCCATGGCGATGCAGCCGCTGCCGTCTCCGACGACGTTGTCGCCACAGCGAGCGCAGCGACCTGAACAGCAAAACATAACGAATGGTTTCCGGCCTTACAGAGCCACTCTGCTCACAT contains:
- the sst5 gene encoding somatostatin-1; translated protein: MLRFQVLLVVLCSSELLVKADGAPQGEQLTELLQEDLSEVPTHLLLLRLVSQLTASGGTVMLRQLEDEELGQERLLRRQIRFSHRERKAGCRNFFWKTFTSC